One window of the Bradyrhizobium sp. NP1 genome contains the following:
- a CDS encoding AAA family ATPase has product MARRNRTINLPAPYLKRLWLDPARIPDREAYPFCLPLLRDDFELSFEHAFTIIVGENGTGKSTLLEGIAVLAGYDEAGGGKGHRPVDHSQALEKMGGELSRALRASWLPKITNGWFFRAESFFSVARYLDEAAIGTPGPPPPDFLSHSHGEGFLRFFEERCQRQGIFIFDEPESALSPSRQIEFLKLMRRMEEIGRCQIIMATHSPILMAYPGATLLRLSRYGLEPTTVEQTDHYRLMRQFCDDPAGFVEAAMAGE; this is encoded by the coding sequence ATGGCCAGGCGAAACCGCACGATCAACCTGCCGGCGCCCTACCTCAAGCGCCTCTGGCTCGATCCCGCGCGCATCCCCGACCGCGAGGCCTATCCGTTCTGCCTGCCGCTGTTGCGCGACGATTTCGAGCTGAGTTTCGAGCACGCCTTCACCATCATCGTCGGCGAGAACGGCACCGGCAAATCCACGCTGCTCGAAGGCATTGCCGTGCTGGCCGGCTATGACGAGGCCGGCGGCGGCAAGGGCCACAGGCCGGTCGATCATTCGCAGGCCCTGGAGAAGATGGGCGGCGAGCTTTCCAGGGCGCTGCGCGCGAGCTGGCTGCCCAAGATCACCAATGGCTGGTTCTTCCGCGCCGAGAGCTTTTTCTCGGTGGCGCGCTATCTCGACGAGGCCGCCATCGGAACACCGGGGCCACCTCCGCCCGACTTTCTCTCGCACTCCCACGGAGAGGGTTTTCTGCGTTTTTTCGAGGAGCGCTGCCAGCGCCAGGGCATCTTCATCTTCGACGAGCCGGAATCCGCGCTGTCGCCGTCGCGCCAGATCGAATTCTTGAAACTGATGCGGCGGATGGAGGAGATCGGCCGCTGCCAGATCATCATGGCCACCCACTCGCCGATCCTGATGGCCTATCCCGGCGCGACGCTCCTGCGGTTGTCGAGATACGGGCTTGAGCCGACCACCGTCGAGCAGACCGACCATTACAGGCTGATGCGCCAATTCTGCGACGACCCCGCGGGGTTTGTCGAGGCGGCGATGGCGGGCGAGTGA
- a CDS encoding DUF296 domain-containing protein, translated as MRSIKQPGPVASERIQWVEVRGRAFSFAMEAGLSLLEAARRGFAAQGFAGGTLNLKDGALGPFAYVMPALSKTGENAAFYSDTFRPAGITRLTTGTMTLGLRDGAPFFHCHALWREADGRNNGGHILPEETIVAEPFSVDAFGIDGAVFAAEPDAETNFKLFGPVSSVANRADAPTRAFALRLKPNQDVAGALESFCRERGIARARVHGGVGSTIGARFVDGGVVEPFATELTVTSGVIAPGAGGAPEATLDVALVDYTGGLAQGRLVRGDNPVLMTMELVLEAL; from the coding sequence ATGCGCAGCATCAAACAGCCGGGCCCGGTTGCGTCCGAGCGCATCCAGTGGGTGGAGGTGAGGGGCCGGGCGTTCTCATTCGCAATGGAAGCTGGCCTGTCGCTGCTCGAAGCCGCGCGCCGTGGCTTTGCCGCTCAAGGCTTTGCCGGCGGCACGCTCAACCTCAAGGACGGCGCGCTCGGGCCATTCGCCTATGTGATGCCGGCGCTGTCGAAGACCGGCGAGAACGCCGCCTTCTACAGCGATACGTTCCGCCCCGCTGGCATCACGCGGCTGACGACTGGGACGATGACCTTGGGATTGCGCGACGGTGCGCCGTTCTTTCACTGTCATGCGCTGTGGCGTGAGGCCGACGGGCGAAACAACGGCGGGCATATCCTGCCCGAGGAGACCATCGTCGCCGAGCCGTTTTCGGTCGATGCCTTCGGCATCGATGGTGCGGTCTTTGCCGCGGAGCCCGACGCCGAGACCAATTTCAAGCTGTTTGGCCCTGTCTCCAGCGTAGCCAATCGCGCTGACGCACCAACCCGAGCCTTCGCGCTGCGCCTCAAGCCAAACCAGGATGTTGCCGGCGCGCTCGAGAGCTTTTGCCGCGAGCGCGGCATCGCGCGTGCGAGGGTCCACGGCGGTGTCGGCTCGACCATCGGCGCGCGCTTCGTCGATGGCGGCGTGGTCGAACCCTTCGCGACCGAGCTGACGGTGACATCGGGCGTCATCGCGCCGGGTGCAGGCGGTGCGCCGGAAGCGACGCTCGACGTCGCGCTGGTCGACTACACCGGCGGCCTGGCGCAAGGCCGGCTTGTCCGCGGCGACAACCCCGTGCTGATGACCATGGAGCTGGTGCTGGAAGCGCTATAG